The following coding sequences are from one Pelagovum sp. HNIBRBA483 window:
- a CDS encoding LacI family DNA-binding transcriptional regulator, whose protein sequence is MRRNPTITDIAREAGLGPATVDRVLNERPNVSPRARERVVRAAEALGYPLPSSLKRRKRDERPVLNLGFVLHKKGQAFYQKFAREIEAACEARADVVIQTQIRFAASQSPADFAEEISAAAEGADVVAATAVNHASLSRLADDLTRAGTPVYSLLNDFGGRSGAGYFGMDNVKVGRLAGFMMATRRQRPGKVALFVGGTRWHGHALREEGFRAYLRDHAPEIVPLDTAVNLETRQLTYEATLALLNRAPDLAGLYVAGGGMEGAIAAVRELRPEERCTLIVNELTPESRAALSEGIVTMVIATPLEQLCAALVDQMIRQQLGNGDAMTGGKIFAPQIWLPESV, encoded by the coding sequence ATGCGCCGGAACCCGACCATCACTGATATTGCAAGGGAGGCTGGCCTCGGCCCCGCCACAGTTGACCGCGTACTAAACGAACGCCCCAATGTCTCGCCCCGCGCGCGGGAGCGGGTCGTCAGGGCGGCAGAGGCGCTCGGCTATCCCCTGCCCAGCTCCTTGAAGAGGCGCAAGCGCGACGAGCGGCCTGTGCTCAACCTTGGCTTTGTGCTGCACAAGAAAGGTCAGGCCTTCTACCAAAAGTTCGCGCGCGAGATCGAAGCGGCCTGTGAGGCGCGCGCGGATGTGGTGATCCAAACGCAGATCCGTTTCGCGGCCTCACAATCGCCAGCAGATTTTGCGGAAGAGATCAGCGCGGCGGCAGAAGGCGCTGATGTCGTCGCCGCGACGGCTGTTAACCATGCAAGCCTGTCCCGCCTTGCGGACGATCTGACCCGCGCTGGCACGCCTGTCTATTCACTGCTCAATGACTTTGGCGGCCGTTCGGGCGCGGGGTATTTCGGGATGGACAATGTGAAGGTCGGGCGGCTGGCAGGCTTTATGATGGCCACGCGGCGACAACGGCCTGGGAAGGTCGCGCTCTTTGTCGGCGGGACGCGCTGGCACGGTCATGCGCTGCGGGAGGAAGGCTTCCGCGCCTATTTGCGGGACCACGCACCCGAAATCGTGCCGCTGGATACGGCGGTAAACCTCGAAACCCGTCAACTGACCTATGAGGCGACGCTCGCTCTCCTGAACCGAGCGCCAGATCTGGCGGGGCTTTATGTGGCGGGTGGCGGCATGGAGGGTGCGATTGCGGCGGTGCGTGAGCTGCGCCCAGAGGAACGGTGCACGCTGATCGTAAATGAACTAACGCCAGAAAGCCGCGCGGCACTAAGCGAGGGTATTGTCACGATGGTAATAGCCACGCCACTTGAACAACTATGCGCAGCGCTGGTCGATCAAATGATCAGGCAGCAGCTCGGGAATGGGGATGCCATGACTGGTGGCAAGATTTTCGCACCGCAGATTTGGCTGCCGGAGTCGGTTTAA
- a CDS encoding fatty acid desaturase family protein — MTKRDYSLLGPDAHRAVETGLAAAEWYHTDIPRKEMKALMQRKDGPAIRDTALLFASMLLFAGLGIALWPSWWSAPFWLAYGVLYGSAMDSRWHECGHGTAFKTRHYNDWLYQIASFCMVRNPVSWRWSHARHHTDTIIVGRDPEIVLMRPPALARVILNFFGILDAPHGWARMLYNAAGYIHPEEADYIPEQERPKVIRIARIWVAIYAATIALAVATSSILPLMVIGLPRFYGAWHHVMTGLLQHGGLADNVIDHRLNSRTVYMNPISRFIYWNMNYHVEHHMFPMVPYHQLPALHAAIKHDLPAPNRSIAEGFREMWPALKRQLKYEDFFLKRELPATAKPYREDFHASALGAAE; from the coding sequence ATGACCAAGCGCGATTATTCCCTTTTGGGGCCGGATGCCCACCGCGCGGTCGAGACAGGATTGGCCGCAGCCGAGTGGTACCACACCGATATCCCGCGCAAGGAGATGAAGGCGCTGATGCAGCGCAAGGATGGCCCCGCGATCCGCGACACCGCGCTCCTCTTTGCCTCGATGCTCCTGTTTGCGGGCCTCGGCATTGCGCTCTGGCCGAGCTGGTGGTCCGCCCCTTTCTGGCTCGCCTATGGCGTCCTCTATGGATCGGCGATGGATTCCCGCTGGCACGAATGCGGCCACGGCACGGCCTTCAAAACGCGGCATTACAACGATTGGCTCTACCAGATCGCCAGCTTTTGCATGGTGCGCAATCCCGTCAGCTGGCGATGGTCACACGCCCGCCATCACACCGACACGATCATCGTCGGGCGCGACCCTGAGATCGTGCTGATGCGCCCGCCTGCGCTGGCCCGCGTCATTCTCAATTTCTTTGGTATTCTCGATGCGCCGCATGGCTGGGCGCGGATGCTTTACAATGCCGCGGGCTATATCCACCCTGAGGAGGCGGATTACATCCCCGAACAGGAGCGCCCCAAGGTCATTCGCATCGCCCGAATCTGGGTTGCGATCTATGCCGCCACGATCGCGCTGGCCGTCGCCACAAGCTCAATCCTGCCGTTGATGGTCATCGGCTTGCCGCGCTTCTACGGTGCTTGGCATCATGTGATGACGGGGCTGCTTCAGCATGGCGGGTTGGCGGATAACGTCATCGACCACCGGCTGAATTCCCGCACCGTCTATATGAACCCAATCTCGCGCTTCATCTATTGGAACATGAACTACCACGTCGAACATCACATGTTCCCGATGGTGCCCTATCACCAGTTGCCCGCCCTTCACGCGGCGATCAAGCACGACTTGCCCGCGCCAAACCGCTCAATTGCCGAGGGGTTCCGCGAGATGTGGCCGGCGCTGAAGCGGCAGCTGAAATACGAGGATTTCTTCCTCAAGCGCGAGTTGCCCGCGACGGCCAAACCCTACCGCGAGGACTTTCACGCTTCCGCTCTCGGCGCTGCCGAGTGA
- a CDS encoding MocE family 2Fe-2S type ferredoxin, with protein sequence MPWIDACATSDIDEEDLIRFDHRDRTFAIYHSPDGEFFCTDGRCTHEEVHLEGGLVMEYEIECPKHNATFDYRTGEALRAPACVNLNTYPVKVESGRVLIELSDA encoded by the coding sequence ATGCCCTGGATTGACGCCTGCGCAACCTCCGACATCGACGAAGAAGACCTGATCCGTTTCGACCATCGTGACCGGACTTTTGCCATTTATCATTCACCCGACGGAGAGTTTTTCTGCACCGATGGCCGCTGCACCCACGAAGAGGTCCACCTCGAGGGCGGCTTGGTTATGGAATACGAAATCGAGTGCCCTAAACATAACGCGACATTCGACTATCGCACGGGCGAGGCGTTGCGTGCACCGGCTTGCGTAAACCTCAATACCTATCCGGTGAAGGTCGAAAGCGGGCGCGTCTTGATCGAGCTGTCCGATGCGTAG
- a CDS encoding 3-methyl-2-oxobutanoate hydroxymethyltransferase gives MRSARPTVADIRALKGKRTLTMLFVETPEEAAAAAEAGIDMLSIIDPLWTPEMREASGTCFVQVGLLYGQLVTLEDYQRAAHRAMQIGGDCVYCASSLGTIKALADDGIPVVSHVGLIPSKATWTGGFKAVGKTTASALEVWRHVQALEAVGAFGAELEVVPDRVAAEISKRTSLVMLGMGAGSGADAQYLFAEDVLGFTRGHKPRHAKTYRDFAAEFARLQQERIAAFSEFRTDVDSGAYPAPENVVPIEDAEFEGFLAQI, from the coding sequence ATGCGTAGCGCGCGCCCCACCGTCGCCGATATCCGCGCGCTTAAAGGCAAGCGCACCCTGACGATGCTCTTCGTTGAAACGCCCGAAGAGGCCGCCGCTGCAGCGGAGGCGGGGATCGACATGCTGTCGATCATTGATCCCTTATGGACGCCCGAGATGCGCGAGGCGTCTGGCACCTGCTTTGTGCAGGTGGGGCTCCTCTACGGGCAGCTAGTCACGCTTGAGGATTATCAACGCGCCGCGCATCGCGCCATGCAGATCGGCGGCGATTGTGTCTATTGCGCCTCGTCTCTCGGCACGATCAAAGCGCTGGCCGATGACGGCATTCCCGTTGTCAGCCATGTCGGTTTGATCCCGTCCAAAGCAACTTGGACGGGCGGGTTCAAAGCTGTCGGCAAAACCACGGCCAGCGCGCTCGAAGTTTGGCGCCATGTGCAAGCTTTGGAGGCAGTCGGGGCATTCGGCGCCGAGCTGGAGGTCGTCCCTGACCGTGTGGCAGCCGAGATCAGCAAGCGCACATCGCTTGTGATGCTCGGCATGGGCGCAGGCTCAGGGGCGGACGCACAGTATCTCTTTGCAGAAGACGTCCTTGGCTTCACGCGCGGCCATAAACCGCGCCACGCCAAAACCTACCGAGACTTCGCCGCTGAATTTGCACGATTACAACAAGAGCGGATCGCCGCCTTCTCCGAGTTCCGCACGGACGTTGACAGTGGTGCTTATCCCGCGCCCGAGAATGTGGTGCCGATTGAAGATGCGGAGTTTGAGGGGTTCTTGGCGCAGATTTGA
- a CDS encoding mannose-1-phosphate guanylyltransferase/mannose-6-phosphate isomerase, with the protein MPKPIHPILLAGGSGSRLWPLSRKSYPKQFAPLSGKETLFQASAKRVVGDEFAPPLVLTHSDFRFIVSEQLQEAGIDPGSILLEPLGRNTAPAILAAALWFQKDDPHALMLVAPSDHVIPDVKAFQDAVALGRIAAEEGRIVTFGITPTHPETGYGYLELSDEVSSEDRKTIDLLRFVEKPDLARAEEMSTSGRHLWNAGIFMFSAKTLIEAFKEYAPDLVAPVTAAIDHGKPDLGFFRLDPQAWSDVPDISIDFAIMERAQNLAVVPFGGGWSDLGGWDAVWRESTPDQDGVVTSGAVTALECKNTLLRSEDEGLELVGLGIENIIVVAMPDAVLVADRSRAQDVRQAVEALEQKQTRQADTFPRNHRPWGWYECLARSDRFQVKRIVVKPGAALSLQSHLHRSEHWVVVEGTAKMTIGDETRLISENQSVYVPLGEKHRLENPGKLPMVLIEVQTGGYLGEDDIVRYEDVYARD; encoded by the coding sequence GTGCCGAAACCTATTCACCCGATCCTTCTGGCCGGTGGGTCTGGGTCTCGGCTGTGGCCATTGTCGCGCAAATCTTACCCGAAGCAGTTTGCGCCGCTCTCGGGCAAGGAGACATTGTTTCAAGCCTCCGCCAAGCGCGTCGTGGGCGATGAGTTTGCGCCACCTCTGGTGCTGACCCATTCAGATTTCCGGTTCATTGTATCGGAGCAGCTTCAGGAAGCCGGCATTGACCCCGGCTCAATCCTGCTCGAACCATTAGGGCGCAACACCGCCCCCGCCATTCTCGCGGCCGCACTTTGGTTTCAAAAGGACGATCCGCACGCGCTGATGCTGGTCGCGCCATCCGATCACGTTATTCCCGACGTAAAGGCCTTCCAAGATGCAGTCGCCCTTGGGCGCATTGCGGCAGAGGAGGGCAGGATTGTGACGTTCGGCATTACGCCCACCCATCCGGAAACTGGTTACGGTTATCTTGAACTCTCCGACGAGGTGTCTTCAGAGGATCGCAAAACCATTGACCTCCTCCGCTTCGTCGAAAAACCCGACCTTGCGCGCGCCGAAGAGATGAGCACTTCCGGACGTCACTTATGGAACGCTGGGATTTTCATGTTCTCCGCGAAAACCCTAATTGAAGCGTTCAAAGAGTACGCTCCCGACCTCGTCGCACCGGTCACGGCAGCTATCGACCATGGCAAGCCGGATCTCGGGTTCTTCCGCCTTGATCCTCAGGCATGGAGCGATGTGCCCGATATCTCTATCGACTTTGCCATCATGGAGCGGGCGCAGAACCTCGCGGTTGTTCCCTTTGGCGGGGGGTGGTCTGACCTTGGTGGCTGGGATGCCGTGTGGCGCGAGAGCACACCGGATCAGGACGGGGTTGTAACGTCTGGCGCAGTTACAGCGTTGGAGTGCAAAAACACATTGCTCAGATCCGAGGATGAAGGGCTGGAATTGGTAGGCCTCGGCATCGAAAATATCATAGTGGTGGCCATGCCTGATGCGGTTTTAGTCGCCGACAGATCCCGCGCGCAGGACGTCAGACAGGCTGTTGAAGCTCTTGAGCAAAAACAAACGCGCCAGGCCGACACATTCCCTCGAAACCACCGCCCCTGGGGATGGTATGAATGCCTTGCGCGCTCTGACCGATTTCAGGTTAAACGGATCGTCGTCAAGCCGGGTGCCGCGCTCAGTTTGCAATCGCACCTCCACCGGTCCGAACATTGGGTCGTGGTGGAAGGAACCGCAAAGATGACTATCGGAGACGAGACGCGCCTCATCTCTGAAAACCAGTCTGTCTATGTTCCGTTAGGCGAAAAACACCGTCTCGAAAATCCGGGCAAGCTGCCGATGGTGCTCATTGAAGTGCAAACAGGCGGTTACCTTGGAGAAGATGACATCGTTCGCTACGAGGATGTCTACGCGCGGGACTAG
- a CDS encoding sulfite exporter TauE/SafE family protein, with the protein MHIYLPIAEVSVHGPLLLSIGLMVGFLSGVFGVGGGFLITPLLFLIGIPPAVAVATSANQIVASSFSAILTHMRRRTVDFRMGTALMIGGLAGSTVGITIFEALRALGQVDLLVSLFYVVFLGLIGALMFVESLQALRASKVQGPKPKRKRSGRDWVHAMPWRIRFRTSGLYISVFPPLIVGFFVGVLSAIMGVGGGFVIVPAMIYILGMPTKVVVGTSLFQIIVVSGYTTMMHAINSHTVDTVLAVLLIIGGVVGAQIGSRIGLLLKAEQLRILLAMLVLAVGIKLGLDLAIEPSELFSVEIAAG; encoded by the coding sequence ATGCATATCTATCTCCCCATCGCCGAAGTCTCGGTCCACGGGCCACTTCTTTTGTCGATCGGTCTGATGGTTGGCTTCCTCTCTGGGGTGTTTGGCGTTGGTGGCGGGTTCTTGATCACCCCGCTTTTGTTTCTCATTGGCATTCCGCCAGCCGTGGCGGTCGCAACCTCTGCCAACCAGATCGTCGCGTCGTCCTTTTCCGCGATCCTCACCCACATGCGGCGTCGCACGGTGGATTTTCGCATGGGCACGGCGCTGATGATCGGCGGGCTTGCCGGCTCAACCGTCGGCATCACGATCTTTGAGGCCTTACGCGCGCTTGGGCAGGTCGATCTCTTGGTGAGCCTCTTTTACGTTGTTTTTCTTGGCCTGATCGGCGCCTTGATGTTTGTCGAAAGCCTGCAAGCCCTGCGCGCCTCCAAGGTGCAAGGGCCAAAACCCAAGCGTAAGCGCTCGGGGCGTGACTGGGTTCACGCGATGCCCTGGCGCATTCGGTTTCGCACGTCAGGGCTCTACATTTCGGTGTTTCCGCCCCTCATTGTGGGTTTCTTTGTCGGCGTGCTCTCCGCCATTATGGGCGTCGGCGGCGGCTTCGTGATTGTGCCTGCGATGATCTATATTCTTGGCATGCCAACGAAAGTCGTGGTCGGCACATCGCTTTTTCAGATCATTGTGGTGTCAGGCTACACAACCATGATGCATGCTATCAACAGCCATACCGTCGATACCGTTCTTGCCGTTCTCCTGATCATCGGCGGCGTTGTTGGCGCGCAAATCGGCAGCCGCATCGGGCTCCTCCTCAAAGCAGAACAATTGCGCATTCTTCTCGCGATGTTGGTGCTGGCCGTCGGGATCAAGCTGGGCCTCGATCTCGCGATAGAGCCTTCCGAGCTGTTCTCGGTGGAGATTGCGGCAGGTTAG
- a CDS encoding ABC transporter ATP-binding protein, translating into MLLEIQDLTKSYTGPDGTVPVLQGISLSLAAGEALALTGESGSGKSTLLHLIGGLDRADGGRISVNGQEVTALDDAGRAALRREKIGIIFQQFNLIPSLTVRDNIRFQARLAGRDDPAWAATLIDALGLGDQLAKYPEELSGGQQQRVAIARTLAARPALILADEPTGNLDEETADRVLDQLSRLVSEAGTALVLVTHSSVLAARMSRQHHLSHGCLS; encoded by the coding sequence ATGCTGCTCGAGATCCAAGACCTCACGAAATCCTACACCGGTCCTGACGGCACAGTGCCCGTCTTGCAGGGCATCAGCCTGTCGCTCGCGGCCGGAGAAGCACTGGCCCTGACCGGCGAGTCCGGTTCTGGCAAAAGTACGCTCCTGCATCTGATCGGCGGGTTGGACAGGGCCGATGGCGGGCGGATTTCAGTCAACGGGCAGGAGGTGACGGCCCTCGATGACGCAGGGCGGGCCGCTCTACGCCGCGAGAAGATTGGCATCATCTTCCAGCAATTCAATCTGATCCCCTCGCTGACGGTGCGGGATAATATCCGGTTTCAGGCGCGCCTCGCGGGGCGGGATGATCCAGCTTGGGCGGCCACCTTGATCGACGCTCTCGGGCTCGGCGATCAACTTGCCAAATATCCCGAGGAGCTGTCCGGCGGGCAGCAGCAACGGGTCGCCATCGCCCGTACGCTTGCCGCACGTCCGGCACTCATTCTGGCTGATGAGCCCACCGGAAACCTCGATGAAGAAACCGCCGATAGGGTTCTTGATCAGTTGTCCCGTCTCGTCTCGGAAGCCGGAACCGCGCTCGTTCTCGTCACGCACTCTTCGGTGCTCGCGGCGCGTATGTCGCGCCAGCATCACCTAAGCCACGGATGCCTTTCATGA